A genomic stretch from Sporocytophaga myxococcoides DSM 11118 includes:
- a CDS encoding CHAT domain-containing protein has translation MRKSLLLLVFISFVSYQFSFSSGIKEEDFAKVDKDYNKGDYKLALQKAKNILAKSLEKPNDFLTAARINFKLAKVYDALGRFEEYKQCAEAGSANLTKADHKDTVLFVYTCLEGITALSEYGEYLKAANLIESAKLLLDNKINHPNLRADILEKESLVLFKMGYYKKAEESTVELIKLRKSILANPFGVKVKLSSKEIKDKKSDIARAVNLLSEIKIKNSDFKNADSLININLKWISSNLGKKRIEYSKALYLKGLIYENKGDASRAGAKFAKALKSSTKSKDVKYKVHSKQAITYYENLIPTLRKAGHSRKASKREKQLEARIKRFYGKENYAFVRTQLIVADRIFQEKDYHKAQSKFQSILKDKNFFPENHIKRVGVLDLLYKSQIENEDFLAAESTLKKISELNLNAYGKDAPNYHLGLVEEAKYIVNYGDQFSRAETIYASSLNDVLEKEVPHNNLQYIEGLYSHAKLYQIRDKYEKSLITLQNAKSIVEKYYGNSSEHYAVFLEKYASLQLVLGKYNEAEENINKSLAFFNSQNYSDQNIAYAHSLETLSKFFIVQGKLREAEKTVKKAIKITKNANENEKVSTISDELANLNILTGNYAATEKSLLEIIRIREGKFGVKHRSLINPLNQLGNLYLIIGDYNKAEKLVRRAYKISEEIFGANSVIHAENIKLLLKIYTAIGDYDKAEEAGSKALAIQIACYGKNHLQVASTLNELALVKFYNNPHGPESEKLFTEAISIIYTCLGNNNLNYAEVLKNLSMFYIENGKKESAEEYLNNANKIWITKLGSVNVHSAEAAFTRGIYFSKEEKFSEAKESFANSKSLYEKIFDNEHPDYIKALSKEGQMAFILNDYKAAVKYLNETTAADLKFIKKYFPSLSDREKNKFWNLIKDDFEFYNTLAIKLSKENPELLQNVYNFSLKTKAILLNSSIKVKERILSSNNQELIKKYETWIEKKEFLTSALSMNFEQQKENGIDVKLLEKEIEALEKDLSEKSESFQVNYEKSDVDWKQVKDILKPNEYAIEVIRFRYFETDFSDSVLYAGLIVNENSKLPELVLIPNGNDLENRYLNYYRNCIKLNVEDQLSFEKFWMPFNNSIKQNSTVYLSGDGVYNQINLETICSPDKTYLLNQYDIVLVSNTKDLIRGNNIKSEKRGNATTELVNKIKLFGNPTYYDESDNSQSNDPLYIKTSLSFEDGKKIPQLPGAEGEIKHLNALMIKNGWETETYLNNEATEGNLKAIKDPKVFHIATHGFFMEDLEKGYQDGFTDKNLQNPLLRSGLLLKNGGVLLAKDNIYELNSEDGILTAYEAMNLYLDHTDLVVLSACETGVGKVQLGEGVCGLQRAFLIAGANSVIMSLFKVSDDVTKDLMTIFYDKWLTSGSKRKSFLEAKRLIKEKYKDPIYWGAFIMVGAE, from the coding sequence ATGAGAAAGTCCCTTCTTCTTTTGGTGTTCATATCTTTTGTTTCATATCAGTTTTCATTTTCCTCAGGTATAAAAGAAGAAGACTTTGCAAAGGTTGATAAAGATTACAACAAAGGTGATTACAAGCTTGCCCTGCAAAAAGCAAAAAATATTCTCGCCAAATCATTAGAAAAACCGAATGACTTCCTGACAGCTGCTCGCATAAATTTTAAGCTCGCCAAAGTTTATGATGCGCTTGGCAGATTTGAAGAATATAAACAGTGTGCAGAGGCTGGATCTGCTAATCTGACAAAAGCAGACCATAAAGATACAGTTCTGTTCGTATACACTTGCCTTGAAGGAATCACTGCATTGAGCGAATATGGAGAATACTTAAAAGCTGCAAACCTTATTGAAAGCGCAAAACTTCTGTTGGACAATAAAATCAATCATCCGAATCTCAGGGCAGATATTCTGGAAAAGGAAAGTCTGGTATTGTTTAAAATGGGATACTACAAGAAAGCAGAGGAGTCTACTGTTGAATTGATAAAACTTCGTAAGAGTATTCTGGCAAATCCTTTTGGTGTTAAAGTAAAATTGAGTTCGAAAGAGATAAAAGATAAAAAGTCTGATATAGCCAGAGCTGTAAATCTTTTAAGTGAAATAAAAATTAAGAATTCAGATTTCAAAAATGCAGATTCTCTTATTAACATAAATTTGAAATGGATTTCATCCAACCTAGGTAAGAAAAGGATTGAATACTCGAAAGCTCTGTATTTAAAAGGTTTAATCTATGAAAATAAAGGAGACGCTTCCAGGGCAGGAGCTAAATTTGCCAAAGCTTTAAAAAGTTCGACCAAGAGTAAAGACGTAAAATATAAAGTACATAGTAAGCAGGCTATTACTTATTATGAAAATCTAATTCCCACACTTAGGAAAGCCGGTCACTCCCGAAAGGCCAGTAAGAGAGAAAAACAATTAGAAGCTAGAATCAAAAGATTTTATGGCAAAGAAAACTATGCTTTTGTTAGAACTCAGCTTATCGTGGCTGATAGAATTTTTCAGGAAAAAGATTATCATAAAGCTCAGTCCAAATTTCAATCTATTCTTAAAGACAAGAATTTTTTTCCAGAAAATCATATAAAAAGAGTTGGAGTTCTTGATCTGTTATATAAATCTCAAATTGAAAATGAAGATTTTCTTGCTGCAGAGTCAACTTTAAAGAAGATCTCGGAACTAAATCTGAACGCATATGGAAAAGATGCCCCTAATTACCACCTGGGATTAGTGGAAGAGGCTAAATATATTGTTAACTATGGAGATCAATTCTCAAGAGCAGAAACAATTTATGCCTCCAGTCTGAATGATGTTTTGGAAAAAGAGGTACCTCACAACAATCTTCAATACATAGAAGGATTATATAGTCATGCTAAACTTTATCAAATCAGGGATAAATATGAGAAGTCATTAATTACACTTCAGAATGCAAAATCAATAGTAGAAAAATACTATGGAAATTCTTCCGAGCACTATGCTGTTTTCTTAGAAAAATATGCATCACTGCAACTCGTATTAGGCAAGTATAATGAAGCGGAAGAGAATATTAATAAATCTCTGGCATTTTTTAATTCGCAAAATTACAGTGACCAAAATATAGCTTATGCACATAGTCTTGAAACACTTTCAAAATTTTTCATTGTGCAGGGAAAACTCCGTGAAGCAGAGAAAACAGTGAAAAAGGCAATAAAGATAACTAAGAATGCGAATGAAAATGAGAAAGTATCCACCATCTCAGATGAACTTGCTAACTTAAATATTCTTACAGGGAATTATGCTGCTACTGAAAAATCTCTTTTAGAAATTATAAGAATACGTGAAGGAAAATTTGGGGTAAAACATCGAAGCCTTATCAATCCTCTGAACCAGCTAGGTAACCTTTACCTAATTATTGGAGATTATAACAAAGCTGAAAAATTAGTAAGGAGAGCATATAAAATCAGTGAGGAAATTTTCGGAGCAAACTCTGTCATTCACGCTGAAAATATCAAACTTTTATTGAAAATTTATACTGCCATTGGAGATTATGATAAAGCTGAGGAAGCAGGAAGCAAAGCACTTGCAATTCAGATAGCCTGTTATGGTAAAAATCATTTGCAGGTCGCCTCAACTTTGAACGAGCTTGCTTTGGTGAAATTTTATAACAACCCACATGGTCCAGAGTCCGAAAAATTATTCACTGAAGCAATTTCCATAATCTATACGTGCCTTGGAAACAATAATTTGAATTATGCAGAAGTGTTGAAAAACTTGTCAATGTTTTACATTGAAAATGGAAAAAAAGAATCAGCTGAAGAGTATCTTAATAATGCTAATAAAATCTGGATTACAAAGCTAGGAAGTGTAAATGTCCATTCTGCAGAGGCCGCGTTTACAAGAGGTATATACTTTTCAAAAGAAGAGAAATTTTCAGAGGCCAAAGAATCTTTTGCAAACAGTAAGAGTCTCTATGAGAAAATTTTTGACAATGAGCACCCAGACTATATCAAAGCTCTTAGCAAAGAAGGCCAAATGGCTTTCATCTTAAATGATTACAAAGCAGCAGTTAAATACCTCAACGAAACCACTGCTGCTGATTTGAAATTTATTAAAAAGTATTTCCCTTCACTTAGTGACAGAGAGAAAAATAAATTTTGGAATCTGATCAAAGATGACTTTGAATTTTATAACACTCTTGCAATAAAATTATCAAAGGAAAATCCAGAGCTACTTCAAAACGTCTACAACTTTAGCCTTAAGACAAAAGCTATTTTATTAAATTCATCAATTAAAGTAAAAGAAAGAATCCTGAGCAGCAACAATCAGGAACTGATAAAAAAATATGAGACCTGGATTGAAAAGAAAGAATTTCTAACGTCCGCTTTATCCATGAATTTTGAGCAACAGAAAGAGAACGGTATTGATGTAAAGCTTTTAGAAAAAGAAATAGAAGCTCTTGAAAAAGACCTGAGTGAAAAGTCTGAATCCTTTCAGGTGAATTACGAAAAGTCGGATGTAGATTGGAAACAAGTTAAAGACATTCTAAAACCTAATGAATATGCCATAGAAGTTATAAGATTCAGGTATTTCGAAACGGATTTTTCTGATTCAGTGCTTTATGCGGGCCTTATTGTTAATGAAAATTCAAAGTTACCAGAGTTGGTTCTAATACCTAATGGCAATGATCTGGAGAATAGATATCTTAACTATTATAGAAATTGTATTAAGCTTAATGTAGAGGACCAATTATCTTTTGAAAAGTTCTGGATGCCCTTTAATAACTCCATAAAACAAAATTCCACAGTTTATCTTTCAGGTGATGGAGTTTATAATCAGATAAATTTGGAAACAATTTGTTCTCCTGATAAGACATATTTGCTGAATCAGTATGACATAGTCCTGGTCAGCAATACAAAGGATTTGATAAGAGGAAATAATATTAAGTCAGAGAAAAGAGGTAATGCCACAACGGAGTTAGTCAACAAGATAAAGTTATTTGGGAATCCCACATATTATGATGAATCTGATAATTCTCAATCTAATGATCCTTTATATATAAAGACATCTTTAAGTTTTGAGGATGGTAAAAAGATACCACAACTTCCAGGAGCAGAAGGAGAGATTAAGCACCTAAACGCATTGATGATCAAAAATGGATGGGAAACTGAAACGTATTTGAATAATGAGGCCACAGAAGGAAATCTAAAAGCAATTAAAGATCCCAAAGTATTCCATATTGCAACGCATGGATTTTTCATGGAAGATTTGGAGAAAGGATATCAGGACGGATTTACAGATAAGAACCTACAAAATCCCTTATTGAGGTCAGGTTTGTTGCTGAAAAATGGAGGGGTACTACTTGCAAAAGATAATATATATGAATTAAATTCAGAGGATGGTATTTTAACTGCCTATGAAGCAATGAATTTATACCTGGATCATACAGATTTAGTAGTATTGAGTGCTTGCGAAACAGGTGTTGGTAAGGTACAGTTAGGCGAAGGGGTATGTGGTTTGCAAAGAGCCTTTTTGATTGCAGGTGCCAATTCAGTGATAATGAGTCTATTTAAAGTCTCAGATGACGTAACCAAAGACCTTATGACTATATTTTACGATAAATGGCTCACGTCAGGATCTAAAAGAAAATCATTTTTGGAAGCTAAGAGATTAATTAAGGAAAAATATAAAGATCCGATTTATTGGGGAGCTTTTATTATGGTTGGAGCAGAGTAA
- the rpsL gene encoding 30S ribosomal protein S12, giving the protein MPTIQQLVRKGREKLTSKSKSPALDSCPQRRGVCTRVYTTTPKKPNSAMRKVARVRLTNGKEVNAYIPGEGHNLQEHSIVLIRGGRVKDLPGVRYHIVRGALDTAGVNGRLQSRSKYGAKRPKPGAAAKTPAAKGKKK; this is encoded by the coding sequence ATGCCTACTATACAACAATTAGTAAGAAAAGGTAGAGAGAAACTGACCTCTAAATCTAAATCTCCCGCGCTGGATTCGTGTCCACAAAGAAGAGGAGTATGTACAAGGGTATACACCACCACTCCAAAGAAGCCGAACTCAGCAATGAGAAAGGTTGCCAGGGTAAGGTTGACTAACGGAAAGGAAGTTAACGCTTATATTCCGGGAGAAGGTCATAACCTACAAGAGCACTCAATAGTGCTAATCAGAGGTGGAAGGGTAAAAGACTTACCAGGTGTAAGATACCATATTGTAAGAGGTGCCCTTGACACCGCAGGTGTAAATGGAAGATTACAATCAAGATCAAAATACGGTGCTAAAAGACCTAAGCCAGGTGCTGCTGCTAAAACGCCTGCTGCAAAAGGTAAAAAGAAATAA
- the rpsG gene encoding 30S ribosomal protein S7, which produces MRKAKPKKRYLLPDPKFRDTLVTKFVNSLMYDGKKSIAYDIFYSACDLVENRTKENGLEVWRKALNNVSPHVEVKSRRVGGATFQVPTEVRPERKAALGMKWLIQYARGRGEKTMTERLAGEIIAASKGEGAAVKKKDDTHRMAEANRAFSHFRI; this is translated from the coding sequence ATGAGAAAGGCTAAACCTAAAAAGAGATACCTTCTGCCTGATCCTAAGTTCAGGGATACATTGGTTACTAAGTTTGTAAACTCTTTGATGTATGATGGAAAGAAAAGTATTGCATATGATATTTTTTATTCTGCATGTGACTTAGTAGAGAACAGAACCAAAGAAAACGGGCTAGAAGTCTGGAGAAAAGCATTAAATAATGTAAGTCCTCATGTTGAAGTAAAGAGCCGTCGTGTTGGTGGTGCTACTTTCCAGGTTCCTACAGAAGTAAGACCAGAGAGAAAAGCAGCATTGGGTATGAAGTGGCTTATTCAGTATGCAAGAGGCAGAGGTGAAAAAACTATGACTGAGCGCTTGGCAGGCGAAATTATCGCTGCGTCTAAAGGTGAGGGAGCTGCTGTGAAGAAGAAAGACGATACTCATAGAATGGCTGAGGCGAACAGAGCATTTTCACATTTCAGAATATAA
- the fusA gene encoding elongation factor G yields MARDLKYTRNIGIAAHIDAGKTTTTERILYYSGVSHKIGEVHDGAATMDWMAQEQERGITITSAATTVNWNYRNEKYHVNIIDTPGHVDFTVEVNRSLRVLDGLVFLFSAVDGVEPQSETNWRLANNYNVARLGFVNKMDRAGADFLNVCKQVKEILGSHAVALQLPIGSEDNFRGVVDLVNFRGIEWNEHDKGMTFKEVPIPADMMDEAVEYREKLLEAVAEFDEKIMEKYFDDPNSITEAEILTALRKAVIAMKVVPMLCGSSFKNKGVQTMLDYVMALLPSPLDKESIKGTDPETEKEISRKPDEKEPFAALAFKIATDPYVGRLCFIRAYSGVLESGSYVYNSRSESKERISRVFQMHANKQNQIERLGAGDIGAVVGFKDIKTGDTLCDEKAKIVLESMTFPEPVIGYAIEPKTQADVDKMGMAIAKLVEEDPTLHVSTDQETGQTILRGMGELHLEIIIDRMRREFKVEINQGAPQVAYKEALTKNFEHREVYKKQTGGKGKFADINFELGPRLDDKTGLDFANEIVGGVIPREFIAPIQKGFNDAMKNGPLAGYPIEAMRVRLFHGSFHDVDSDALSFELAARGGFREAARQAGPKLMEPIMSVEVICPDEYMGSITGDLNRRRGLMKGMDTKAGGQVIKADVPLSELFGYITDLRTLSSGRATATLTFSHYEFVPSNLADSIIAKVKGAAVTK; encoded by the coding sequence ATGGCACGCGATTTAAAATATACAAGAAATATAGGTATTGCTGCGCACATTGATGCTGGGAAAACCACAACAACTGAGCGTATTCTTTACTATTCGGGAGTGAGCCACAAAATAGGGGAGGTTCACGATGGTGCGGCTACTATGGACTGGATGGCGCAGGAGCAAGAAAGAGGTATTACAATTACTTCTGCTGCTACAACTGTTAACTGGAACTATAGAAATGAGAAATATCATGTGAATATCATTGATACGCCGGGTCACGTGGATTTTACTGTTGAAGTAAACCGTTCCCTACGTGTATTGGATGGTCTTGTTTTCTTATTTAGCGCTGTAGACGGTGTTGAACCGCAATCAGAAACGAACTGGAGACTTGCAAACAACTATAATGTTGCTCGTTTAGGTTTCGTAAATAAAATGGATAGAGCAGGTGCTGATTTCTTAAATGTATGCAAACAAGTTAAGGAAATTCTTGGCAGCCATGCTGTAGCTCTTCAGTTACCAATTGGATCTGAAGATAATTTTAGAGGTGTTGTGGATCTTGTAAACTTCCGCGGAATTGAGTGGAACGAGCATGATAAAGGTATGACATTTAAAGAAGTACCTATCCCTGCAGACATGATGGATGAAGCGGTTGAGTATAGAGAAAAATTACTTGAAGCTGTTGCTGAATTTGATGAAAAGATCATGGAGAAATATTTCGATGATCCTAATTCTATCACCGAAGCAGAAATCCTAACCGCTCTTAGAAAGGCAGTTATTGCAATGAAAGTAGTTCCAATGCTTTGTGGTTCTTCCTTTAAGAATAAAGGTGTTCAGACAATGTTGGATTATGTGATGGCATTGCTTCCTTCTCCTTTAGATAAAGAGAGTATCAAAGGAACAGATCCAGAGACAGAAAAAGAGATTTCGCGTAAGCCGGATGAAAAAGAGCCATTTGCAGCTTTAGCTTTTAAAATCGCTACTGACCCATATGTAGGCCGTCTTTGTTTTATCAGAGCATATTCAGGAGTGTTAGAGTCTGGATCTTATGTTTATAACTCTAGATCTGAAAGTAAGGAGCGTATTTCTCGTGTATTCCAGATGCACGCAAATAAACAAAATCAAATAGAACGTTTAGGAGCAGGTGATATCGGGGCTGTAGTTGGTTTCAAAGATATTAAGACAGGAGATACACTTTGCGATGAGAAAGCGAAAATAGTGCTTGAGTCAATGACATTCCCAGAGCCAGTTATCGGTTATGCAATTGAGCCAAAAACTCAGGCAGATGTTGATAAGATGGGCATGGCTATAGCTAAACTTGTAGAAGAAGATCCTACTTTACATGTCTCTACAGACCAAGAAACTGGTCAGACGATTCTTAGAGGAATGGGTGAGCTTCACCTGGAGATTATCATCGACAGGATGAGAAGAGAGTTTAAAGTTGAAATCAATCAGGGTGCGCCTCAGGTTGCTTACAAAGAGGCTCTTACTAAGAACTTTGAACACAGAGAGGTTTACAAGAAGCAAACTGGAGGTAAAGGTAAATTTGCCGACATTAATTTTGAACTTGGGCCTAGATTGGACGATAAAACAGGTCTTGACTTTGCAAACGAAATCGTTGGTGGTGTTATTCCAAGAGAATTTATAGCTCCAATACAAAAAGGCTTTAACGATGCCATGAAAAATGGTCCTTTAGCTGGTTATCCCATAGAAGCGATGAGGGTTAGATTATTCCATGGTTCTTTCCACGATGTCGATTCTGATGCACTATCATTTGAACTTGCTGCTAGAGGTGGTTTCAGGGAGGCTGCAAGACAGGCGGGACCTAAATTGATGGAACCTATCATGAGTGTTGAGGTAATTTGCCCAGATGAATATATGGGATCTATTACTGGAGACTTGAATAGAAGAAGAGGACTTATGAAAGGTATGGATACTAAAGCTGGAGGTCAAGTTATTAAAGCTGATGTACCATTAAGTGAGCTATTCGGATACATAACTGACTTGAGAACTCTTTCTTCAGGTCGTGCAACAGCAACATTGACATTCTCTCATTATGAATTTGTTCCTAGTAACTTAGCAGATTCAATTATAGCAAAAGTAAAAGGAGCAGCAGTAACGAAATAA
- the rpsJ gene encoding 30S ribosomal protein S10 has protein sequence MNQKIRIKLKSYDHNLVDKSSEKIVKAVKATGAVVSGPIPLPTEKEIFTVLRSPHVSKKSREQFQLCTYKRLVDIYSTSTKTVDALMKLELPSGVDVEIKV, from the coding sequence ATGAATCAGAAGATAAGAATTAAATTAAAATCTTACGATCACAATTTGGTAGATAAATCATCTGAAAAAATTGTGAAAGCAGTAAAAGCAACTGGAGCAGTTGTAAGTGGACCAATTCCTCTTCCAACAGAAAAAGAAATTTTTACTGTTTTGAGATCTCCTCACGTGAGTAAGAAGTCTCGTGAGCAATTTCAACTTTGCACCTACAAAAGACTTGTTGATATTTATTCAACTAGCACAAAAACTGTAGATGCTTTGATGAAATTAGAGTTGCCAAGTGGAGTTGATGTTGAAATCAAAGTCTGA
- the rplC gene encoding 50S ribosomal protein L3: MSGIIGKKIGMTSIFQDGKSIGVTLVEAGPCVVTQVKTIEKDGYTAVQLAYGDKKEKNTPAALLGHFKKAGATPKSKLVEFKEFEKALNLGDSIAVADVFVEGDFVDAIGTSKGKGFQGVVKRHGFSGVGGQTHGQHNRQRHPGSVGACSFPSRVFKGMRMAGRTGGDRVKIQNLRIEKIYPEKNLLLVSGSIPGAKNSFVILEK; the protein is encoded by the coding sequence ATGTCAGGGATTATAGGTAAAAAAATAGGCATGACAAGCATCTTCCAAGATGGTAAATCAATCGGAGTTACCTTGGTGGAAGCAGGACCTTGTGTGGTAACTCAGGTTAAAACTATCGAAAAAGATGGTTATACTGCAGTTCAATTAGCATATGGAGATAAAAAGGAAAAAAATACTCCAGCTGCTTTGTTAGGACATTTTAAAAAAGCAGGAGCTACGCCTAAAAGTAAATTAGTCGAGTTTAAAGAATTTGAAAAGGCTTTAAATCTAGGAGATTCAATAGCAGTTGCAGATGTTTTCGTTGAGGGAGACTTTGTTGATGCTATTGGAACATCAAAAGGTAAAGGTTTTCAAGGTGTTGTTAAACGTCACGGCTTTTCAGGAGTTGGAGGACAAACTCACGGTCAACATAACAGACAGAGACACCCAGGTTCTGTTGGTGCATGTTCTTTCCCTTCTAGAGTATTCAAAGGTATGAGAATGGCAGGTAGAACAGGAGGAGATAGAGTAAAAATTCAAAACCTTAGAATAGAAAAAATTTATCCGGAGAAAAACCTACTATTAGTTAGTGGTTCAATTCCCGGCGCTAAAAATTCATTCGTAATTCTGGAGAAATAA
- the rplD gene encoding 50S ribosomal protein L4 encodes MELSVVNNKGKDTGRKVVLSDDIFATEINDHAIYLDVKQFLANQRQGTHKAKERAEVAFSTKKLKKQKGTGGARAGSRKSPVFVGGGTIFGPRPRDYRFKLNKKLKTLARRSALTYKAKSNNISVLENLSFDKPKTKVYIDLLKNLSLSDKKTLLVLGDTNKNVFLSSRNLKNAKVITFDQLKTFDVLKADKVVLAEGSVAKLEELLG; translated from the coding sequence ATGGAACTTTCTGTAGTAAATAATAAAGGAAAAGATACTGGTAGAAAAGTTGTTTTATCAGATGATATATTCGCAACAGAGATCAATGATCACGCAATATATTTAGATGTTAAGCAATTTCTAGCAAATCAACGTCAAGGAACGCATAAGGCAAAAGAAAGAGCCGAAGTAGCATTCTCAACAAAAAAGCTGAAAAAGCAAAAAGGTACTGGTGGAGCAAGAGCAGGAAGTAGAAAATCTCCTGTATTTGTTGGAGGAGGTACTATATTCGGACCAAGACCAAGAGATTACAGATTTAAGCTGAATAAAAAGCTAAAAACGCTTGCTAGAAGATCTGCATTGACTTATAAAGCTAAATCAAATAATATTTCAGTATTAGAAAACTTATCTTTTGATAAGCCTAAAACTAAAGTATACATTGACCTACTTAAAAATCTTAGCTTAAGCGACAAGAAAACGCTTTTAGTTCTTGGTGATACAAACAAGAATGTATTTTTGTCAAGCAGAAATTTGAAAAATGCTAAAGTTATAACTTTTGATCAACTGAAAACATTTGATGTTCTTAAGGCTGATAAGGTTGTACTTGCAGAGGGTTCAGTTGCAAAATTAGAAGAATTACTGGGTTAA
- the rplW gene encoding 50S ribosomal protein L23 has product MKNILIKPLVTEKVTVLNEKGKYGFVVDKSANKIQIKQAVEKQYGVNVEEVKTLIAPGKKKTRYTKAGIMAGKTSSYKKAIIKVAEGEIIDFYGGL; this is encoded by the coding sequence ATGAAAAATATTTTAATTAAACCCCTTGTAACTGAAAAGGTTACAGTCCTTAATGAAAAAGGAAAATACGGGTTTGTTGTAGATAAATCTGCTAATAAGATCCAGATTAAGCAGGCTGTTGAGAAACAGTACGGTGTGAATGTTGAAGAAGTTAAAACATTAATCGCACCTGGAAAGAAGAAAACTAGATATACCAAAGCTGGAATAATGGCAGGTAAAACTTCTTCTTATAAAAAGGCAATTATTAAAGTTGCCGAAGGTGAAATTATTGATTTTTACGGAGGACTATAG
- the rplB gene encoding 50S ribosomal protein L2, whose protein sequence is MAVKKFRPITPGTRFKVGSTFDEITSDVPEKSLLTSVKRSGGRNNSGKMTMRYIGGGHKKQYRIIDFKRDKNNIPATVKSIEYDPNRSARIALLYYADGEKRYILAPDGLKVGTKVVSGKGIAPEIGNSLALSDIPLGTIIHNVELKKGKGGALARSAGTYAQLVARDGKYATVKLPSGEMRLVLADCVATVGSVSNQDHMNLTAGKAGRSRWLGVRPRTRGVAMNPVDHPMGGGEGRASGGHPRSRKGLLAKGKKTRNNNKYSKDLIVSRRK, encoded by the coding sequence ATGGCTGTTAAAAAATTCAGACCCATAACTCCAGGAACTAGATTCAAAGTCGGTTCTACTTTCGATGAGATTACATCAGATGTTCCTGAAAAGTCACTTTTAACTTCGGTTAAAAGAAGTGGAGGTAGAAATAACTCCGGAAAGATGACCATGAGATACATTGGAGGTGGTCATAAAAAGCAATATCGTATTATTGATTTTAAAAGGGATAAAAATAATATTCCAGCAACTGTAAAGTCTATTGAATACGATCCAAACAGAAGTGCAAGAATTGCTCTACTTTATTATGCTGACGGAGAGAAAAGATACATTCTTGCTCCAGATGGATTAAAAGTTGGAACAAAGGTAGTTTCTGGAAAAGGAATCGCACCAGAGATAGGAAATAGTTTAGCTCTTTCAGATATTCCGTTAGGTACTATAATACATAATGTAGAGCTAAAAAAAGGTAAAGGTGGAGCTTTAGCGAGAAGTGCAGGTACTTATGCTCAATTAGTTGCTAGAGATGGAAAATATGCAACTGTAAAACTTCCATCTGGCGAAATGAGACTAGTTCTTGCTGATTGCGTAGCAACTGTAGGCTCAGTTTCTAATCAGGATCACATGAATCTTACAGCTGGTAAAGCAGGTAGATCAAGATGGTTGGGGGTTAGACCTAGAACTAGAGGTGTTGCAATGAACCCTGTTGATCACCCTATGGGAGGTGGTGAAGGTAGAGCTTCAGGAGGTCATCCAAGATCAAGAAAAGGACTTTTAGCTAAAGGCAAAAAGACTAGAAATAATAATAAATATTCCAAGGATCTAATTGTTTCAAGGAGAAAATAA
- the rpsS gene encoding 30S ribosomal protein S19, whose product MGRSLKKGPYIDFRLDKKVQTMNESGKKSVIKTWSRRSMISPDFVGHTFAVHNGNKFIPVYVTENMVGHKLGEFAPTRNFRGHTAKKDKGKK is encoded by the coding sequence ATGGGACGTTCTCTAAAAAAAGGGCCATATATTGATTTTCGTCTGGATAAGAAAGTTCAGACTATGAATGAATCAGGTAAAAAATCAGTAATCAAAACTTGGTCTCGTAGATCAATGATTTCTCCTGATTTTGTAGGCCATACATTTGCAGTTCATAACGGTAATAAATTTATTCCTGTGTATGTAACAGAAAATATGGTAGGACACAAGCTGGGTGAATTTGCACCTACTCGTAACTTTAGAGGTCACACAGCGAAAAAAGACAAAGGTAAAAAATAA